Proteins encoded by one window of Blautia faecicola:
- the infB gene encoding translation initiation factor IF-2 produces the protein MPKTRVYEIAQELNKTNKEVIEFLKEKKVEVKSHMSTLEEKDEKMVRDAFAGKKEGKEEKKENTDRPKKKSNLIQVFRPQNAQTQEGKNFRRNKPQSDKNGQDRPARGNGEGNRGGQNRDGQNRDGQERRFNGRRDNQNRDGQNRDGQERRFNGQGRRDGQNRDGQNRDNQGGRRFDNRNGQNNNRYQGQNNRQDGGNGNRRFDGNRDGQNRDNQGGRRFDNNRNGMNRDNRDRDGRENNGRRNDRRDSRPAMDSMDLGLARKPVRDVKNKEKDKEKEREREEKKTQDRRNGQGGNRPNQGRFQKSRLPKALQKPTRPQPKEEKKEVVKEITLPEKMTIRELAEKMKMQPAVIVKKLFMEGTMVTVNHEIDFEKAQEIALGYDIIAEQEEKVDVIEELLKEEEEDPKDLVPRPPVVCVMGHVDHGKTSLLDAIRKTNVTDREAGGITQHIGAYVVSIKGQKITFLDTPGHEAFTAMRMRGANSTDIAVLVVAADDGVMPQTVEAINHAKAAGVEIIVAINKVDKPSANIERVKQELSEYELIPEDWGGSTIFVPVSAKTHEGIEDLLEMILLTSEVCELKANPNRKARGLVIEAQLDKGKGPVATILVQKGTLHVGDFIAAGASSGKVRAMMDDKGRRVKTAGPSTPVEILGLSDVPNAGEVLVATENDKEAKNFAATFISENKNRLLEETKAKMSLDDLFNQIQEGNLKELNIIVKADVQGSVEAVKQSLVKLSNDEVVVKIIHGGVGAINESDVTLASASNAIIIGFNVRPDATAKATAEQEGVDLRLYRVIYQAIEDVEAAMKGMLDPVFEEKVIGHAEVRQIFKASGVGNIAGSYVLDGVFQRGCTVRISREGKQIFEGPLASLKRFKDDVKEVKAGYECGLVFEGFNDIQELDQVEAYIMVEVPR, from the coding sequence ATGCCAAAAACAAGAGTCTATGAAATTGCACAGGAATTAAATAAAACAAACAAAGAAGTTATTGAATTTTTAAAGGAGAAAAAGGTAGAAGTTAAGAGTCATATGAGTACATTGGAAGAAAAAGATGAAAAAATGGTCCGGGATGCATTTGCCGGGAAAAAAGAAGGAAAAGAAGAGAAGAAAGAAAATACAGACCGCCCGAAAAAGAAATCCAATCTGATTCAGGTATTCCGTCCGCAGAACGCGCAGACACAGGAAGGCAAGAATTTCAGAAGAAACAAACCGCAGTCTGACAAAAACGGACAGGACAGACCGGCAAGAGGAAACGGCGAAGGAAACCGTGGTGGACAGAACCGTGATGGACAGAACAGAGACGGTCAGGAGAGAAGATTCAACGGAAGAAGAGACAATCAGAACCGTGACGGACAGAACAGAGACGGTCAGGAGAGAAGATTCAATGGTCAGGGAAGAAGAGACGGACAGAACCGCGATGGTCAGAACAGAGACAATCAGGGCGGACGCCGCTTCGACAACAGAAACGGTCAGAATAATAACCGTTATCAGGGACAGAATAACCGTCAGGACGGTGGAAACGGAAACCGCCGTTTCGATGGCAACAGAGACGGACAGAACAGAGATAACCAGGGCGGACGTCGTTTTGACAACAACAGAAACGGTATGAACCGTGACAACAGAGACCGCGACGGAAGAGAAAACAACGGACGCAGAAATGACCGCAGAGATTCCAGACCGGCTATGGACAGCATGGATCTGGGACTGGCAAGAAAACCGGTCAGAGACGTAAAGAACAAAGAAAAAGATAAAGAAAAAGAGCGCGAGAGAGAAGAGAAAAAGACGCAGGACAGAAGAAACGGACAGGGAGGAAACCGTCCGAACCAGGGTCGTTTCCAGAAGAGCAGACTGCCGAAGGCACTGCAGAAACCTACCCGTCCGCAGCCGAAGGAAGAAAAGAAAGAAGTAGTCAAAGAGATCACACTTCCGGAGAAAATGACCATCCGCGAGCTGGCTGAAAAGATGAAAATGCAGCCTGCAGTGATCGTTAAGAAACTGTTCATGGAAGGAACCATGGTTACCGTAAACCATGAGATCGATTTTGAAAAAGCACAGGAGATCGCACTGGGCTACGATATCATCGCAGAACAGGAAGAAAAAGTCGATGTGATCGAAGAACTGTTAAAAGAGGAAGAGGAAGATCCGAAAGATCTCGTTCCGAGACCGCCGGTTGTCTGCGTTATGGGACACGTTGACCACGGAAAAACTTCCCTGCTGGATGCGATCCGTAAGACCAATGTAACCGACCGTGAGGCAGGTGGTATCACACAGCACATCGGTGCGTATGTGGTATCCATCAAAGGTCAGAAGATCACATTCCTGGATACTCCGGGTCACGAAGCATTTACCGCAATGCGTATGCGTGGAGCAAACTCCACTGATATCGCCGTTCTGGTAGTTGCAGCGGACGACGGTGTGATGCCGCAGACTGTAGAAGCGATCAACCATGCAAAAGCAGCAGGTGTTGAGATCATCGTTGCGATCAACAAGGTAGATAAACCGAGTGCCAACATCGAGAGAGTAAAACAGGAACTTTCCGAGTACGAGCTGATCCCGGAAGACTGGGGCGGAAGCACCATCTTCGTTCCGGTATCTGCAAAGACACATGAGGGTATCGAAGACCTGCTGGAAATGATCCTGCTGACTTCCGAAGTATGTGAACTGAAAGCAAACCCGAACAGAAAAGCACGTGGTCTGGTTATTGAGGCACAGCTTGATAAAGGAAAAGGCCCTGTTGCTACCATTCTGGTACAGAAAGGTACCCTGCATGTCGGTGACTTCATCGCAGCAGGAGCTTCCTCAGGTAAAGTCCGTGCGATGATGGACGACAAGGGACGCCGTGTCAAAACGGCAGGTCCGTCTACTCCGGTAGAGATCCTTGGTCTGTCTGATGTACCGAATGCCGGTGAAGTTCTGGTAGCTACCGAAAATGATAAAGAAGCAAAGAACTTTGCAGCAACCTTTATTTCTGAAAATAAAAACCGTTTGCTGGAAGAGACGAAAGCGAAGATGTCTCTGGATGATCTGTTCAACCAGATTCAGGAAGGTAACCTGAAAGAACTGAACATCATTGTAAAAGCCGATGTACAGGGATCTGTAGAAGCCGTAAAACAGAGTCTGGTGAAACTGTCCAACGATGAAGTTGTCGTTAAGATCATCCATGGTGGTGTAGGTGCGATCAACGAATCCGACGTAACTCTGGCTTCCGCATCCAACGCGATCATCATCGGTTTCAACGTTCGTCCGGACGCAACCGCAAAAGCAACCGCAGAGCAGGAAGGCGTAGACCTGCGTCTGTACCGTGTCATCTATCAGGCAATCGAAGATGTGGAAGCTGCCATGAAGGGTATGCTGGATCCTGTCTTCGAAGAGAAAGTGATCGGTCATGCAGAAGTTCGTCAGATCTTCAAGGCATCCGGTGTCGGCAATATCGCCGGAAGCTACGTTCTGGATGGTGTCTTCCAGAGAGGCTGCACCGTAAGAATCTCCAGAGAAGGAAAACAGATATTCGAAGGACCTCTGGCATCTCTGAAACGATTCAAAGATGATGTAAAAGAAGTAAAAGCCGGTTATGAATGTGGTCTGGTATTCGAAGGATTCAACGATATCCAGGAACTGGATCAGGTAGAAGCGTATATCATGGTAGAAGTACCGAGATAG